A genome region from Mercenaria mercenaria strain notata chromosome 11, MADL_Memer_1, whole genome shotgun sequence includes the following:
- the LOC123531942 gene encoding 14-3-3 protein zeta-like — MEERRALLEKAKIAEEAGRWEDMVDFMKSVVKLGRELSVEERNLLANAYKNNVGAKRAAWRIIMSIEQNIEGANRRKDISREYRAKIEEELKVSCNEIIELIDKHLINTIDTENQIFYLKMKGDYYRYLAEFCRDTSNDYVFESAKIAYAEAYELCRENLSPGHPLRLGLTLNFSVFHYEILEAWETACDMVKESLAAGEDDLRNLTQSARNDTAVLLQLLQDNLKIWSVEMDSQNMSSKTPQ; from the coding sequence ATGGAAGAGAGACGAGCACTACTggaaaaagccaaaatagccgaggAAGCAGGTAGATGGGAGGATATGGTTGATTTCATGAAGTCGGTGGTCAAGCTTGGCCGGGAACTGTCTGTGGAAGAAAGAAATTTATTGGCAAACGCATACAAAAACAATGTTGGTGCAAAAAGAGCTGCATGGAGAATAATAATGAGCATTGAACAAAACATAGAGGGAGCAAATCGAAGGAAAGATATCAGCAGAGAATATAGAGCCAAAATTGAGGAAGAATTAAAAGTTAGCTGCAACGAAATTATTGAGCTTATTGACAAACATCTTATAAATACGATTGATACAGAAAATCAGATATTTTATCTGAAGATGAAAGGCGATTATTATCGATACCTGGCCGAATTTTGCAGAGATACTTCAAACGATTATGTCTTTGAAAGTGCCAAGATTGCATATGCTGAAGCCTATGAACTCTGTCGTGAAAATCTTTCACCTGGACATCCCCTGCGCTTGGGATTGACTCTCAACTTTTCTGTGTTTCACTATGAGATACTAGAAGCCTGGGAGACAGCCTGTGATATGGTGAAAGAAAGTTTAGCTGCAGGGGAAGACGACCTGCGTAACCTGACCCAATCTGCCAGAAATGACACTGCTGTTCTATTGCAACTACTCCAAGATAATCTGAAAATATGGTCAGTTGAAATGGACTCGCAAAACATGAGCAGTAAAACACCTCAATGA